The following proteins come from a genomic window of Anguilla rostrata isolate EN2019 chromosome 17, ASM1855537v3, whole genome shotgun sequence:
- the usp36 gene encoding ubiquitin carboxyl-terminal hydrolase 36 isoform X2, with the protein MPIVDKLKEALKPGRRDSPDEGDLNKLLASSAKKVLLQKIEFEPASRGFSYQLESLKSKYVILNPRSESAAGPRPADTVHIKRQVSESAGGGQSDGIPAPQKMLFPANRLSMRWERVYRVGAGLHNLGNTCFLNSTVQCLTYTPPLANYLLSKEHSRSCHQSGFCMICVMQNHIVQAFANTGNAIKPVSFIRDLKKIARHFRFGSQEDAHEFLRYTVDAMQKACLNGYPKLDRQTQATTLVHQIFGGYLRSRVKCSICKSVSDTYDPYLDIAVEIRQAANIVRALELFVKPDVLSGENAYMCAKCKKKVPATKRFTVHRTSNVLTLSLKRFANFSGGKITKDVGYPEFLNIRPYMSQSSGDPVMYGLYAVLVHSGYSCHAGHYYCYVKASNGQWYQMNDSMVHSSNIKVVLNQQAYVLFYLRIPEAKKNTDGPVIKAGALHAGRNAMTPEQLKKATLNGSLSSPQVTKKLDPSQLRKIQSMDGGVGVPVPRGGGGPLPKLANGIPSGHAPSKPPGPTLIEEPFKKLKKPSPQTLGRSATPAPSNGLSRADGERRPGSEVRGLAASTSMKSLSDSSSADNSDSKDCGGPRSAPAGDPAAQRSSVNGTASPSRSAEGSKGLEHRAGDDQKTVKLKPQALTNVTSEPTSTMSPPPAKKLALSAKKASPSWSPISSEAPLPPARHPSRDPTHPAHLHPLISAPPARANRAAPFHLPKPQLPPTPQPSADPPHTPLSSALPRPPPTFSAQTNGFLPHPLKTPSPASLTRGPAPEPAGPAPQRKKKKHKRRHSEMEAETPPPTAQPKREAGQPEADRKKKKKKKKKKKRKREDEEEEGECPRSPGEMAQSHLEPPAPPHPSQEEDWCLGEPWTISPAPARVQTQTQLEQTQTQPEQTQTQTQTPKAGQQAADAVRKKKRKRKDRQEEETVSYPAPEGSGMEGGDTGTELKKKKKKKRRLKEHLERCGEKGQRASDREHTDAGAVLPPQGGAVEAGKAPVSSSAAVFVWDSRVRDGYRRPQADPAAEEGGGRAPRPAATGWDGARTGGVVEELLRNSADTAYGTQVLSWDGDVSAISRDAADDARLSKMDTVIDEWDEDFDSGKVKKVKKYKKERRRSFNVFQKIQDRKNMWSVTPGGKKGCLGYRY; encoded by the exons ATGCCCATAGTGGACAAGCTGAAAGAGGCCCTGAAGCCTGGCCGGAGGGACTCGCCCGACGAGGGCGACCTCAACAAGCTGCTGGCCTCGTCCGCCAAGAAGGTGCTCCTGCAGAAGATCGAGTTTGAGCCGGCGAGCAGGGGCTTCTCCTACCAGCTGGAGAGCCTGAAGAGCAAGTACGTCATCCTCAACCCCAGGAGCGAGAGCGCCGCGGGGCCGAGGCCCGCCGACACCGTCCACATCAAGAGGCAGG tGTCGGAGAGCGCGGGCGGGGGCCAGAGCGATGGAATCCCCGCCCCCCAGAAAATGCTGTTTCCCGCTAACCGGCTCTCCATGAGGTGGGAGCGCGTCTACAGGGTGGGGGCCGGCCTCCACAACCTGGGGAACACCTGCTTCCTGAACTCCACCGTGCAGTGTCTCACCTACACCCCGCCCCTCGCCAACTACCTGCTGTCCAAGGAGCACAGCCGCTCGT gtcACCAGTCGGGGTTCTGCATGATTTGCGTGATGCAGAACCACATCGTCCAGGCCTTCGCCAACACCGGGAACGCCATTAAGCCCGTGTCCTTCATCAGAGATCTGAAGA AAATCGCCCGCCACTTCCGGTTCGGGAGCCAGGAGGACGCCCACGAGTTCCTGCGCTACACGGTGGACGCCATGCAGAAGGCCTGCCTGAACGGCTACCCCAA GTTGGACAGGCAGACCCAGGCCACCACACTGGTCCATCAGATCTTTGGGGGTTATCTCAGGTCACGAG TGAAGTGCTCCATTTGTAAAAGCGTATCGGACACCTACGACCCTTACCTGGACATCGCTGTGGAGATCAGG CAAGCGGCGAACATCGTCCGGGCCCTGGAGCTGTTTGTCAAACCGGACGTCCTGAGTGGAGAGAACGCGTACATGTGTGCTAA GTGTAAGAAGAAAGTGCCGGCGACCAAACGCTTCACCGTCCACCGCACCTCCAACGTGCTGACGCTGTCGCTCAAGAGGTTCGCTAACTTCAGCGGCGGGAAGATCACCAAG GATGTGGGTTACCCAGAATTCCTGAACATACGGCCCTACATGTCTCAGAGCTCAGGGGACCCAGTCATGTACGGCCTGTATGCTGtcctggtgcattctgggtacaGCTGCCACGCCGGGCACTACTACTGCTATGTCAAG GCCAGCAACGGGCAGTGGTACCAGATGAACGACTCAATGGTTCATTCCAGTAACATCAAAGTGGTCCTCAATCAGCAGGCCTACGTCCTCTTTTACCTGAG AATCCCCGAAGCGAAGAAGAACACGGACGGCCCGGTGATCAAGGCGGGGGCGCTGCACGCCGGGAGGAACGCCATGACCCCCGAACAGCTGAAGAAGGCCACCCTCAACGGGTCACTGTCGTCGCCGCAGGTTACCAAG AAGCTGGACCCCTCTCAGCTGCGGAAGATCCAGTCCATGGATGGCGGGGTCGGGGTCCCTGTGCCccgaggcggcggcggcccctTGCCCAAGCTGGCTAATGGCATACCCTcgggccacgccccctccaaGCCGCCGGGCCCCACCCTGATCGAGGAACCCTTCAAGAAGCTGAAGAAGCCGTCGCCGCAGACGCTGGGCCGCAGCGCTACGCCCGCCCCCTCCAACGGCCTGAGCAGGGCGGACGGCGAGCGGAGGCCGGGGTCGGAGGTCAGGGGCCTGGCTGCATCTACCTCAATGAAGTCCCTGTCCGACTCGTCCTCCGCAGACAACTCCGATTCCAAG gactgcgGGGGGCCCCGGAGCGCCCCTGCCGGTGACCCGGCCGCCCAGAGGAGCAGCGTGAACGGGACGGCCTCCCCCAGCCGCTCGGCCGAAGGGTCCAAGGGCCTGGAGCACAGGGCCGGAGACGACCAGAAAACGGTCAAGTTAAAACCCCAGGCCCTCACCAACGTCACCTCCGAACCCACCAGCACCATGTCGCCCCCGCCCGCTAAGAAACTGGCCCTGTCTGCTAAGAAG GCCAGTCCCAGCTGGAGTCCGATCAGCAGTGAGGCTCCGCTTCCCCCCGCACGCCATCCGTCCAGAGACCCCACGCATCCCgcacacctccaccccctcatCTCCGCTCCTCCCGCGCGTGCTAACAG GGCTGCTCCATTCCATTTGCCCAAACCCCAATTGCCACCCACACCCCAGCCCAGCGcagaccccccccacacccccctgtCCTCTGCTCTGCCGAGGCCGCCGCCCACCTTCTCTGCTCAGACCAATGGCTTTCTCCCACACCCTCTGAAGACCCCCAGTCCGGCCTCTCTCAcgcgaggccccgcccccgagcctgctggccccgccccgcagaggaagaagaagaaacacaaGCGCCGCCACTCGGAGATGGAGGCGGAGACACCGCCGCCCACCGCGCAGCCCAAGCGGGAGGCGGGACAGCCGGAGGCCGACcgcaaaaagaagaagaagaagaagaagaaaaagaagcgGAAGagagaggacgaggaggaggagggggagtgtCCCAGGAGCCCCGGGGAGATGGCGCAGTCGCACCTGGagcctccggccccgccccacccctctcaGGAGGAGGACTGGTGTCTGGGGGAGCCCTGGACCATCTCCCCCGCACCTGCACGGGTGCAGACACAGACGCAGCTGgagcagacgcagacgcagccagagcagacgcagacgcagacgcagactcCCAAAGCGGGACAGCAAGCTGCAGACGCGgtcaggaagaagaagagaaaacgcaaggacagacaggaagaggaaacggTCTCTTACCCTGCCCCAGAAGG ctccgggatggagggaggagacaCTGGGACAgagctgaagaagaagaagaagaagaaaaggaggCTGAAGGAACACTTGGAGAGATGCGGAGAGAAGGGCCAGAGAGCGAGCGATCGGGAGCACACGGACGCAGGCGCAGTCCTCCCGCCACAGGGGGGCGCCGTCGAGGCAGGGAAGGCCCCCGTCTCCAGCTCAG CCGCAGTGTTCGTGTGGGACAGCCGGGTGAGGGACGGGTATAGGCGCCCGCAGGCGGACCCCGCTgcggaggaagggggaggacgcgccccccgccccgctgccACGGGCTGGGACGGCGCGCGGACCGGCGGCGTGGTGGAGGAGCTCCTCAGGAACTCCGCGGACACGGCGTACGGAACGCAAG TGCTCAGCTGGGACGGGGACGTCTCTGCTATCAGCAGGGATGCGGCGGACGACGCGCGGCTCTCGAAAATGGACACCGTGATCGACGAATGGGATGAGGACTTTGACAGCGGGAAG GTAAAGAAGGTGAAAAAGTAcaagaaggagaggaggaggagttttaATGTTTTCCAGAAGATACAGGACCGGAAGAACATGTGGTCTGTCACACCAGGAGGGAAGAAGGGTTGCCTGGGATACCGCTACTGA
- the usp36 gene encoding ubiquitin carboxyl-terminal hydrolase 36 isoform X1 translates to MPIVDKLKEALKPGRRDSPDEGDLNKLLASSAKKVLLQKIEFEPASRGFSYQLESLKSKYVILNPRSESAAGPRPADTVHIKRQVSESAGGGQSDGIPAPQKMLFPANRLSMRWERVYRVGAGLHNLGNTCFLNSTVQCLTYTPPLANYLLSKEHSRSCHQSGFCMICVMQNHIVQAFANTGNAIKPVSFIRDLKKIARHFRFGSQEDAHEFLRYTVDAMQKACLNGYPKLDRQTQATTLVHQIFGGYLRSRVKCSICKSVSDTYDPYLDIAVEIRQAANIVRALELFVKPDVLSGENAYMCAKCKKKVPATKRFTVHRTSNVLTLSLKRFANFSGGKITKDVGYPEFLNIRPYMSQSSGDPVMYGLYAVLVHSGYSCHAGHYYCYVKASNGQWYQMNDSMVHSSNIKVVLNQQAYVLFYLRIPEAKKNTDGPVIKAGALHAGRNAMTPEQLKKATLNGSLSSPQVTKKLDPSQLRKIQSMDGGVGVPVPRGGGGPLPKLANGIPSGHAPSKPPGPTLIEEPFKKLKKPSPQTLGRSATPAPSNGLSRADGERRPGSEVRGLAASTSMKSLSDSSSADNSDSKDCGGPRSAPAGDPAAQRSSVNGTASPSRSAEGSKGLEHRAGDDQKTVKLKPQALTNVTSEPTSTMSPPPAKKLALSAKKASPSWSPISSEAPLPPARHPSRDPTHPAHLHPLISAPPARANRAAPFHLPKPQLPPTPQPSADPPHTPLSSALPRPPPTFSAQTNGFLPHPLKTPSPASLTRGPAPEPAGPAPQRKKKKHKRRHSEMEAETPPPTAQPKREAGQPEADRKKKKKKKKKKKRKREDEEEEGECPRSPGEMAQSHLEPPAPPHPSQEEDWCLGEPWTISPAPARVQTQTQLEQTQTQPEQTQTQTQTPKAGQQAADAVRKKKRKRKDRQEEETVSYPAPEGSGMEGGDTGTELKKKKKKKRRLKEHLERCGEKGQRASDREHTDAGAVLPPQGGAVEAGKAPVSSSGSHNAAASAPDATQPSVNAAVFVWDSRVRDGYRRPQADPAAEEGGGRAPRPAATGWDGARTGGVVEELLRNSADTAYGTQVLSWDGDVSAISRDAADDARLSKMDTVIDEWDEDFDSGKVKKVKKYKKERRRSFNVFQKIQDRKNMWSVTPGGKKGCLGYRY, encoded by the exons ATGCCCATAGTGGACAAGCTGAAAGAGGCCCTGAAGCCTGGCCGGAGGGACTCGCCCGACGAGGGCGACCTCAACAAGCTGCTGGCCTCGTCCGCCAAGAAGGTGCTCCTGCAGAAGATCGAGTTTGAGCCGGCGAGCAGGGGCTTCTCCTACCAGCTGGAGAGCCTGAAGAGCAAGTACGTCATCCTCAACCCCAGGAGCGAGAGCGCCGCGGGGCCGAGGCCCGCCGACACCGTCCACATCAAGAGGCAGG tGTCGGAGAGCGCGGGCGGGGGCCAGAGCGATGGAATCCCCGCCCCCCAGAAAATGCTGTTTCCCGCTAACCGGCTCTCCATGAGGTGGGAGCGCGTCTACAGGGTGGGGGCCGGCCTCCACAACCTGGGGAACACCTGCTTCCTGAACTCCACCGTGCAGTGTCTCACCTACACCCCGCCCCTCGCCAACTACCTGCTGTCCAAGGAGCACAGCCGCTCGT gtcACCAGTCGGGGTTCTGCATGATTTGCGTGATGCAGAACCACATCGTCCAGGCCTTCGCCAACACCGGGAACGCCATTAAGCCCGTGTCCTTCATCAGAGATCTGAAGA AAATCGCCCGCCACTTCCGGTTCGGGAGCCAGGAGGACGCCCACGAGTTCCTGCGCTACACGGTGGACGCCATGCAGAAGGCCTGCCTGAACGGCTACCCCAA GTTGGACAGGCAGACCCAGGCCACCACACTGGTCCATCAGATCTTTGGGGGTTATCTCAGGTCACGAG TGAAGTGCTCCATTTGTAAAAGCGTATCGGACACCTACGACCCTTACCTGGACATCGCTGTGGAGATCAGG CAAGCGGCGAACATCGTCCGGGCCCTGGAGCTGTTTGTCAAACCGGACGTCCTGAGTGGAGAGAACGCGTACATGTGTGCTAA GTGTAAGAAGAAAGTGCCGGCGACCAAACGCTTCACCGTCCACCGCACCTCCAACGTGCTGACGCTGTCGCTCAAGAGGTTCGCTAACTTCAGCGGCGGGAAGATCACCAAG GATGTGGGTTACCCAGAATTCCTGAACATACGGCCCTACATGTCTCAGAGCTCAGGGGACCCAGTCATGTACGGCCTGTATGCTGtcctggtgcattctgggtacaGCTGCCACGCCGGGCACTACTACTGCTATGTCAAG GCCAGCAACGGGCAGTGGTACCAGATGAACGACTCAATGGTTCATTCCAGTAACATCAAAGTGGTCCTCAATCAGCAGGCCTACGTCCTCTTTTACCTGAG AATCCCCGAAGCGAAGAAGAACACGGACGGCCCGGTGATCAAGGCGGGGGCGCTGCACGCCGGGAGGAACGCCATGACCCCCGAACAGCTGAAGAAGGCCACCCTCAACGGGTCACTGTCGTCGCCGCAGGTTACCAAG AAGCTGGACCCCTCTCAGCTGCGGAAGATCCAGTCCATGGATGGCGGGGTCGGGGTCCCTGTGCCccgaggcggcggcggcccctTGCCCAAGCTGGCTAATGGCATACCCTcgggccacgccccctccaaGCCGCCGGGCCCCACCCTGATCGAGGAACCCTTCAAGAAGCTGAAGAAGCCGTCGCCGCAGACGCTGGGCCGCAGCGCTACGCCCGCCCCCTCCAACGGCCTGAGCAGGGCGGACGGCGAGCGGAGGCCGGGGTCGGAGGTCAGGGGCCTGGCTGCATCTACCTCAATGAAGTCCCTGTCCGACTCGTCCTCCGCAGACAACTCCGATTCCAAG gactgcgGGGGGCCCCGGAGCGCCCCTGCCGGTGACCCGGCCGCCCAGAGGAGCAGCGTGAACGGGACGGCCTCCCCCAGCCGCTCGGCCGAAGGGTCCAAGGGCCTGGAGCACAGGGCCGGAGACGACCAGAAAACGGTCAAGTTAAAACCCCAGGCCCTCACCAACGTCACCTCCGAACCCACCAGCACCATGTCGCCCCCGCCCGCTAAGAAACTGGCCCTGTCTGCTAAGAAG GCCAGTCCCAGCTGGAGTCCGATCAGCAGTGAGGCTCCGCTTCCCCCCGCACGCCATCCGTCCAGAGACCCCACGCATCCCgcacacctccaccccctcatCTCCGCTCCTCCCGCGCGTGCTAACAG GGCTGCTCCATTCCATTTGCCCAAACCCCAATTGCCACCCACACCCCAGCCCAGCGcagaccccccccacacccccctgtCCTCTGCTCTGCCGAGGCCGCCGCCCACCTTCTCTGCTCAGACCAATGGCTTTCTCCCACACCCTCTGAAGACCCCCAGTCCGGCCTCTCTCAcgcgaggccccgcccccgagcctgctggccccgccccgcagaggaagaagaagaaacacaaGCGCCGCCACTCGGAGATGGAGGCGGAGACACCGCCGCCCACCGCGCAGCCCAAGCGGGAGGCGGGACAGCCGGAGGCCGACcgcaaaaagaagaagaagaagaagaagaaaaagaagcgGAAGagagaggacgaggaggaggagggggagtgtCCCAGGAGCCCCGGGGAGATGGCGCAGTCGCACCTGGagcctccggccccgccccacccctctcaGGAGGAGGACTGGTGTCTGGGGGAGCCCTGGACCATCTCCCCCGCACCTGCACGGGTGCAGACACAGACGCAGCTGgagcagacgcagacgcagccagagcagacgcagacgcagacgcagactcCCAAAGCGGGACAGCAAGCTGCAGACGCGgtcaggaagaagaagagaaaacgcaaggacagacaggaagaggaaacggTCTCTTACCCTGCCCCAGAAGG ctccgggatggagggaggagacaCTGGGACAgagctgaagaagaagaagaagaagaaaaggaggCTGAAGGAACACTTGGAGAGATGCGGAGAGAAGGGCCAGAGAGCGAGCGATCGGGAGCACACGGACGCAGGCGCAGTCCTCCCGCCACAGGGGGGCGCCGTCGAGGCAGGGAAGGCCCCCGTCTCCAGCTCAGGTAGCCACAATGCCGCAGCCTCTGCCCCTGATGCCACTCAGCCGTCAGTCAACG CCGCAGTGTTCGTGTGGGACAGCCGGGTGAGGGACGGGTATAGGCGCCCGCAGGCGGACCCCGCTgcggaggaagggggaggacgcgccccccgccccgctgccACGGGCTGGGACGGCGCGCGGACCGGCGGCGTGGTGGAGGAGCTCCTCAGGAACTCCGCGGACACGGCGTACGGAACGCAAG TGCTCAGCTGGGACGGGGACGTCTCTGCTATCAGCAGGGATGCGGCGGACGACGCGCGGCTCTCGAAAATGGACACCGTGATCGACGAATGGGATGAGGACTTTGACAGCGGGAAG GTAAAGAAGGTGAAAAAGTAcaagaaggagaggaggaggagttttaATGTTTTCCAGAAGATACAGGACCGGAAGAACATGTGGTCTGTCACACCAGGAGGGAAGAAGGGTTGCCTGGGATACCGCTACTGA